The Pyrococcus horikoshii OT3 genome includes a window with the following:
- a CDS encoding 50S ribosomal protein L11, protein MKKQVVEVLVEGGKATPGPPLGPAIGPLGLNVKQVVDKINEATKEFAGMQVPVKIIVDPVTKQFEIEVGVPPTSQLIKKELGLEKGSGEPKHNIVGNLTMEQVIKIAKMKRSQMLALTLKAAAKEVIGTALSMGVTVEGKDPRIVQREIDEGVYDELFEKAEKE, encoded by the coding sequence ATGAAGAAGCAGGTCGTTGAGGTTCTAGTTGAGGGAGGAAAGGCAACTCCCGGTCCTCCTCTTGGTCCCGCGATAGGACCACTTGGATTAAATGTAAAGCAAGTCGTTGATAAGATAAACGAAGCGACTAAGGAATTCGCCGGAATGCAGGTTCCAGTGAAGATAATAGTTGATCCAGTAACAAAGCAGTTCGAAATTGAGGTCGGTGTTCCACCGACGAGTCAGTTGATAAAGAAGGAACTTGGACTTGAGAAGGGAAGTGGAGAACCTAAGCACAACATCGTTGGTAACTTAACCATGGAACAGGTTATAAAAATAGCCAAGATGAAGAGAAGTCAAATGCTCGCACTAACATTAAAAGCGGCAGCTAAGGAGGTCATTGGAACGGCCTTAAGCATGGGGGTTACGGTTGAAGGGAAGGATCCGAGGATTGTACAAAGGGAAATTGATGAGGGGGTTTATGACGAACTTTTTGAGAAGGCCGAGAAGGAGTGA
- a CDS encoding transcription elongation factor Spt5, with protein MGGKIFAVRVTQGQEENTARLIYSKVKTYNLPIYAILAPSKVKGYIFIEAPEKSVVDEAIRGIRHARGVLPGEIPFSEIEHFLEEKPAVSGLEPGDIVELISGPFKGEKAKVVRVDESKDEIVVELIGAIVPIPVTVRGEYVRLISKRQKEE; from the coding sequence ATGGGTGGAAAAATATTTGCAGTGAGAGTTACCCAGGGGCAGGAAGAGAATACTGCGAGACTTATCTACAGTAAGGTTAAAACTTATAATCTTCCAATTTATGCCATTTTAGCCCCTTCAAAGGTTAAAGGTTACATCTTCATAGAAGCTCCCGAAAAGAGTGTTGTAGATGAAGCTATTAGGGGAATAAGGCATGCGAGAGGTGTTTTACCCGGAGAGATTCCCTTTAGCGAGATCGAACATTTCCTCGAGGAGAAGCCTGCTGTTAGTGGCCTTGAACCTGGAGATATCGTTGAACTAATCTCTGGACCCTTCAAGGGTGAAAAGGCAAAGGTTGTTAGGGTTGATGAAAGCAAGGATGAGATAGTAGTTGAGCTTATTGGAGCTATAGTACCGATTCCAGTAACTGTTAGAGGGGAATACGTTAGGCTTATAAGCAAGCGTCAGAAGGAGGAATGA
- a CDS encoding protein translocase SEC61 complex subunit gamma codes for MPEFQERVRNFFKESKRVFLVTKKPGWEEYKKAAKITGLGILVIGLVGMLIRIIGILMLGG; via the coding sequence ATGCCAGAGTTCCAGGAGAGGGTCAGGAACTTTTTCAAGGAGTCGAAGAGAGTGTTCCTGGTAACGAAGAAGCCCGGATGGGAGGAGTACAAAAAGGCAGCTAAAATTACAGGCTTAGGGATACTTGTCATAGGGCTTGTTGGTATGCTAATTAGAATTATAGGAATTTTAATGCTTGGAGGATGA